In Geothrix edaphica, the genomic stretch GAAGAACTGGTTGGTACCGAGGCCATCCTTGTCCTTCAGATCCCCGACTGGTAGTGACAGACCTGTCTGCAGGCCGCCGGTGATGTCCTGGGCGGCGAGGGGCAAGCCCAGCAGGGCGAGCGTGAGGGCAACGTGGTGACGCATGGAACCTCCGGCAAAAACGGGCCTCGAAGCAAGGCCGGTCCCAGCCTAGCGGGTAACTGTCACAACCGGATCATCCGAACGGTCTATTCGTGCGGTTCAAGCGTGACACCGCGCCCGCTGCGGATCCGCTGCTCGATGCGGGAGGTGCTGTGCCCCGGGAGGAAGGGCAGAAGCACAAGCTTTCCGCCCCTACCTTCCACGATCTCTCGGCCCACCACGGTCTCAGGGGTGTAGTCGCCGCCCTTCACCAGCACATCCGGCCGGAGGGCGGTGATGAGCTCCAGCGGTGTGTCCTCATCGAAGCGGATGACCGCGTCGACGCTCCGCAGCCCCAGCAGGATGGCGGCGCGGGCCGCCTCGTCCTGGAGGGGGCGGCTCGGGCCCTTGAGCCGGGCCACCGAGGCATCGCTGTTGAGGCCCACTACGAGGAAGTCGCCGAGGGCGCGGGCCTCGGCGAGGTACTGCACGTGGCCCGGATGGATCAGGTCGAAGCAGCCGTTGGTGAAGCAGAGGATCCCCGGCCGGGGAACGGCCGCGAGGAAGGCTTCAGGGCTCTGGAAGAAACGGATCGGTGACGGCATCTAACCAGCTGGGATAAAATGATCGGTTCAGGGAGAAGTCCCGGGAGAAGTCTGCCATGCCGCTCTATGAATACCGTTGTGAAGCTTGTGGCCGGTCCGAGGAGAAGCTGGAGAGCATGTCCGCGCCCGAGGTCCACGCCTGCCCGGCCTGCGGCCTGGCGAGCGGGATGCGGCGCCAGGTCTCCGTGGCGGGCTTCACCCTGGCCGGGGGAGGCTGGTACAAGAGCGCGGCCTCCGAGCCCGCGGTATCGGCCCCGGAGACCCCCAAGAGCGGCCATGGCTGCGCCGCCGGGGGCTGCGGCTGCCCCCTGGCCGGGTGATGCCGGTCTCTTGTTTTGGCTTGGCGCGTTGACTTTCCAGGCCATTCCGTTAGCCTAGATGGTTCCGGCCCCGTGGGCCGGCGCAGGATTTCATCCGTCCGACGTTCCCCGAAGCCTCCAACGCGGCGAACCTCTCGGGCCCAGGCCCGGAAAACCCGGCGCCTTCCTTGGAGGATGGTGTGCCTACCATCAATCAGTTGATCCGCATTGGGCGGAAGACGTTCCAGAACAAGACCAAGAGCCCCGCGCTCGACGCCTGCCCGCAGAAGCGCGGCGTGTGCACCCGCGTGTTCACCACCACCCCGAAGAAGCCGAACTCCGCGCTTCGCAAGGTGGCCCGCGTGCGCCTCACCAACGGCATCGAGTGCACGACCTACATCCCGGGCGTGGGCCACAACCTGCAGGAGCACAGCATCGTGCTCATCCGCGGCGGCCGCGTGAAGGACCTGCCGGGCGTGCGCTACCACGTGGTCCGCGGCACCCTGGACGCCACTGGCGTCGCGGGCCGCAACCAGTCCCGTTCCAAGTACGGCGCCAAGCGCCCCAAGGCTGGCGCCGCGCCGGCCAAGAAGAAGTAGGGGAGGTGAAACATGGCCCGTCGCAACGCACCCGCCAAGCGTGAGATCCTCCCGGATCCCGTCTACAACAGCCTCACCGTCTCCAAGTTCGTGAACATCCTCATGGAGCGCGGCAAGAAGGCTACCGCCGAGCGCATCCTCTACGGTGCACTCGAAATCGTCGCCAAGAAGTCCGGTGAGGAGGCCCTTGAGGCCTTCCAGAAGGCCCTCAACAACATCAAGCCCTCGGTGGAAGTCAAGTCCCGCCGCGTGGGCGGCGCCACCTACCAGGTGCCCGTGGAGGTTCCCCAGAACCGCCGCCAGTCCCTGGCCATGCGCTGGCTGAAGACCTACTCTGCCTCCCGTGGCGAGCGCACCATGCGCGACAAGCTGGCCGGCGAGATCCTGGACGCCATGAACTTCCGCGGCGCCGCGATCAAGAAGAAGGACGACGTCCACAAGATGGCCGAGGCCAACAAGGCCTTCGCGCACTTCCGCTGGTAGTAGCCCGTCCGACCGGAAGGAGCCGCCGATCCGGCGGCTCCTTCCGCGAAGGTCTTTGAAGCACCCTCGACTCCGATTCCGTTTTGATCCTTTCAGGAGGCCGCTGTGGCCCGTCAGACCCCCCTCGAGCGCTACCGGAACATCGGCATCATGGCGCACATCGATGCCGGCAAGACCACCACGACGGAGCGCATCCTCTACTACACCGGCAAGATCCACAAGATCGGCGAGGTGCATGAGGGTGCGGCGACCACCGACTGGATGGTGCAGGAGCAGGAGCGGGGCATCACCATCACCTCCGCCGCCATCACGGCCGCCTGGGTCCCCCAGACGGGCCAGCTGAAGGACGTGGAGCACCGCATCAACATCATCGACACCCCCGGCCACGTGGACTTCACGGCCGAGGTGGAGCGCTCCCTGCGCGTGCTGGACGGCGCCTGCGCCGTGTTCTGCGCGGTGGGCGGCGTGGAGCCCCAGTCCGAGACCGTGTGGCGCCAGGCCGACAAGTACGGCGTGCCCCGCATGGCCTTCGTGAACAAGATGGACCGCCCCGGCGCGGACTTCTTCCGCGTGGTGGAGATGATGAAGACCCGCCTCAAGGCGCGGCCCATGCCCATCCAGGTTCCCATCGGCGCCGAGGAGAACTTCAAGGGCGTGGTGGACCTCGTGCTGATGAAGGGCCTCACCTTCGACGAGGGCGACAAGGGCTTCAAGGTCATCTACGGCGAGATCCCCGCGGACCTCGTGGAGACGGCCAAGGAGTGGCGCGAGAAGATGATCGAGATGGTCGCCGAGACCGATGACTCGCTCATGGACAAGTACCTGGGCGGCGAAGAGCTGACCGAGGATGAGATCCGCACGGGCATCCGCAAGGGCTGCATCAGCCTGGCGTTCACGCCGATGATGTGCGGCTCCGCCTTCAAGAACAAGGGCGTCCAGCCCATGCTCGACGCGGTGGTGAGCTACATGCCCTCGCCCCTGGACATCGCCGCCATCAAGGGCGTCGATGCCGACGGCAACGAGGTGGAGCGCAAGGCCGACGACAAGGAGCCCTTCGCGGCCCTCATCTTCAAGATCATGGCCGACCCCTTCGTGGGCTCGCTCGCCTTCATCCGCATCTACTCCGGTGTCCTGAGCGCCGGCTCGGGCGTCTACAACGCCGCCAAGGGCCGCCGTGAGCGCATCGGCCGCCTCCTCCAGATGCACGCCAACAAGCGCGAGGACATCGAGGAGGTCCGCACCGGCGACATCGCCGCCGCCGTGGGCCTCAAGGACGTGCTGACCGGCCAGACCATCTGCGACGAGAACCACCCCGTGATCCTCGAGTCCATGGACTTCCCGGATCCCGTGATCCAGGTGGCCATCGAGCCCAAGACCAAGGCCGACCAGGAGAAGATGGGCGTCGCCCTGAGCCGCCTGGCCCAGGAGGATCCCACCTTCAAGGTGAAGTCCGACCCCGAGACCAACCAGACCATCATCGCCGGCATGGGCGAGCTGCACCTCGAGATCATCGTCGACCGCATGATGCGCGAGTTCAAGGTCGAGGCCAACGTGGGCAAGCCCATGGTGGCCTACCGCGAGACCATCCGGAAGCGCGTGGAGGCCGAAGGCAAGTTCGTGCGCCAGTCGGGCGGCCGCGGCCAGTACGGCCACGTCAAGCTCATCATCGAGCCCAACGAGTCCGGCAAGGGCTACGAGTTCATCAACGACATCAAGGGCGGCGTGGTGCCCAAGGAATACATCAAGCCCACGGACCAGGGCATCCAGGAGGCCATGCAGTCCGGCGTCCTCGCGGGCTACCCCTGCGTCGACATCAAGGTCACCATCTACGACGGCAGCTACCACGACGTGGACTCCAACGAAATGGCGTTCAAGATCGCGGGCTCCATGGGCTTCAAGGCCGGCTGCGAGAAGGCCTCCCCCGTGATCCTCGAGCCCATCATGGCCGTCGAGGTCGTGGTCCCCGAGGACTACATGGGTGACGTCATCGGCAACCTGAACAGCCGCCGGGGCCGCATCGAGAACATGGAGGACCGGGCCGGCTCCAAGGTCGTCACCGCCAAGGTGCCCCTGGCCGAGATGTTCGCCTACTCCACCACCCTCCGCGGCATGACCCAGGGCCGCGGCAACTACACCATGCAGTTCTCGCACTACGAAGAGGCTCCCCGGAACGTGGCCGAAGAAATCGTGGCCAAAGTGAAGGGTGCCAAGTAGTTGTTCCCAGCTCCAAAGCGGGCTTTGCCCGTTTTGGAGTTAAGCAAGACCTTTAGTTGATTGTTTTAGCCCCTCTCGGGGTGAGGTCATCCTTCGAACCTTCGGGTTGCCGGGCCTCCTGATCCACCGCTTCCTCCTCCGGGAGGTCGTGCGTTCTCTCAAAAAGCCGTTGAATTTACAGCGGCTTTTGTTATGCTGATCAGCCCTGTCCCTGTCGTTGGGACGGATTTACATGGGCGGTCAGCGCCCCACGTCTATGGACGGTTCCCGTCCCAATGGAGTGAGCATGAAAGACAACATCCGCATCCGTTTGCGTGCCTTCGACCACCGTCTGCTCGATCAGAGCACCCGCGAGATCGTGGACACCGCCAAGCGCACGGGCGCCCAGGTGGCCGGGCCCATCCCCCTCCCCACCCGGACGAACAAGTACACCGTGAACCGTTCCCCCCACGTGGACAAGAAGAGCCGGGACCAGTTCGAGATCCGCACGCACAAGCGGCTGCTCGACATCCTGAACCCGACCCAGAACACCGTGGACACCCTCATGCGCCTGGATCTGCCCGCTGGCGTCGACGTGGAGATCAAGGTCTTCAGCCGTCAGGGCAACAGGTAGAGGGGGGAGAAGAC encodes the following:
- the rfaE2 gene encoding D-glycero-beta-D-manno-heptose 1-phosphate adenylyltransferase → MPSPIRFFQSPEAFLAAVPRPGILCFTNGCFDLIHPGHVQYLAEARALGDFLVVGLNSDASVARLKGPSRPLQDEAARAAILLGLRSVDAVIRFDEDTPLELITALRPDVLVKGGDYTPETVVGREIVEGRGGKLVLLPFLPGHSTSRIEQRIRSGRGVTLEPHE
- a CDS encoding FmdB family zinc ribbon protein, encoding MPLYEYRCEACGRSEEKLESMSAPEVHACPACGLASGMRRQVSVAGFTLAGGGWYKSAASEPAVSAPETPKSGHGCAAGGCGCPLAG
- the rpsL gene encoding 30S ribosomal protein S12, encoding MPTINQLIRIGRKTFQNKTKSPALDACPQKRGVCTRVFTTTPKKPNSALRKVARVRLTNGIECTTYIPGVGHNLQEHSIVLIRGGRVKDLPGVRYHVVRGTLDATGVAGRNQSRSKYGAKRPKAGAAPAKKK
- the rpsG gene encoding 30S ribosomal protein S7 translates to MARRNAPAKREILPDPVYNSLTVSKFVNILMERGKKATAERILYGALEIVAKKSGEEALEAFQKALNNIKPSVEVKSRRVGGATYQVPVEVPQNRRQSLAMRWLKTYSASRGERTMRDKLAGEILDAMNFRGAAIKKKDDVHKMAEANKAFAHFRW
- the fusA gene encoding elongation factor G, with product MARQTPLERYRNIGIMAHIDAGKTTTTERILYYTGKIHKIGEVHEGAATTDWMVQEQERGITITSAAITAAWVPQTGQLKDVEHRINIIDTPGHVDFTAEVERSLRVLDGACAVFCAVGGVEPQSETVWRQADKYGVPRMAFVNKMDRPGADFFRVVEMMKTRLKARPMPIQVPIGAEENFKGVVDLVLMKGLTFDEGDKGFKVIYGEIPADLVETAKEWREKMIEMVAETDDSLMDKYLGGEELTEDEIRTGIRKGCISLAFTPMMCGSAFKNKGVQPMLDAVVSYMPSPLDIAAIKGVDADGNEVERKADDKEPFAALIFKIMADPFVGSLAFIRIYSGVLSAGSGVYNAAKGRRERIGRLLQMHANKREDIEEVRTGDIAAAVGLKDVLTGQTICDENHPVILESMDFPDPVIQVAIEPKTKADQEKMGVALSRLAQEDPTFKVKSDPETNQTIIAGMGELHLEIIVDRMMREFKVEANVGKPMVAYRETIRKRVEAEGKFVRQSGGRGQYGHVKLIIEPNESGKGYEFINDIKGGVVPKEYIKPTDQGIQEAMQSGVLAGYPCVDIKVTIYDGSYHDVDSNEMAFKIAGSMGFKAGCEKASPVILEPIMAVEVVVPEDYMGDVIGNLNSRRGRIENMEDRAGSKVVTAKVPLAEMFAYSTTLRGMTQGRGNYTMQFSHYEEAPRNVAEEIVAKVKGAK
- the rpsJ gene encoding 30S ribosomal protein S10 — encoded protein: MKDNIRIRLRAFDHRLLDQSTREIVDTAKRTGAQVAGPIPLPTRTNKYTVNRSPHVDKKSRDQFEIRTHKRLLDILNPTQNTVDTLMRLDLPAGVDVEIKVFSRQGNR